A single Drosophila ananassae strain 14024-0371.13 chromosome 3L, ASM1763931v2, whole genome shotgun sequence DNA region contains:
- the LOC6494973 gene encoding UDP-glycosyltransferase UGT5 — protein sequence MHFILLAYLLLAGKLYSPNGSVDGAKILAAYSFPGTSHFMMQKALMRELIKSGHQVTMITARSLKSENLGSNFTEILIEPVYDFWHDVKLDFGALHLFELTRMTNPDFIKMLEIIGVKTTEHALKQPKVQALIHAKQTEGVFDLFIAEQFYGEALLPLARVYKVPVVTTSTLAYENHMSQIMGLITPWSFVPHGFLPFTDHMSFWERLQNSYTSLHQDLYRLLVYFPKMDAVAQEFFGPVLGEVPKVRQLEKETSVMLLNSHAPLTTARPTVDAFVSVGGMHIYPPKALPEDLQQFLDEAEEGAIYFSLGSNVQSKDMPPEMLQLFLQVFGSLRQRVLWKFEDESVSKLPENVMVRKWLPQADILAHRNIKVFITHGGLFGTQEGVHYAVPLLGIPIYCDQHLNMNKAVWGGYAISLHFQSITEEILRHSLDQLLHNATYKENIQRVSNIFRDRPLEARKTAIYWIEYVIRHRGAPHMRSAGLDLNWFQFYLLDVIAFVAFIPVAVILILCLVIKLLRGNDKKVKKAKTH from the exons ATGCATTTCATTTTGCTGGCTTATCTGTTACTGGCTGGGAAGCTATATTCCCCGAACGGATCTGTAGATGGAGCCAAGATTCTGGCAGCTTATTCTTTTCCGG GCACGTCCCACTTCATGATGCAGAAGGCTCTGATGAGAGAACTCATCAAAAGTGGACATCAGGTAACAATGATCACGGCCAGGTCTCTGAAGAGTGAGAATCTGGGCAGTAACTTCACGGAAATACTAATAGAGCCAGTCTATGATTTTTGGCACGATG TTAAGCTGGACTTTGGAGCCCTACACCTGTTCGAGCTGACTCGTATGACGAACCCGGACTTCATCAAGATGCTGGAGATTATTGGAGTTAAGACCACGGAACATGCTCTGAAGCAGCCCAAGGTCCAGGCTCTGATCCATGCCAAGCAGACCGAAGGAGTCTTTGACCTGTTCATTGCGGAACAGTTCTACGGGGAGGCGTTGCTGCCTCTGGCCCGGGTGTACAAGGTGCCAGTGGTGACTACCAGTACCCTGGCCTATGAGAATCACATGAGCCAGATAATGGGACTGATTACACCGTGGTCCTTTGTGCCTCACGGCTTTCTGCCCTTCACGGATCACATGAGCTTCTGGGAAAGGCTCCAGAACTCGTACACCTCGCTCCACCAGGACTTGTACAGATTGCTCGTTTATTTCCCCAAAATGGACGCTGTGGCCCAGGAGTTCTTCGGCCCGGTTCTGG GTGAGGTGCCCAAGGTGAGGCAGCTGGAGAAGGAAACCTCAGTGATGCTCTTAAACAGTCACGCACCTCTGACCACGGCACGCCCTACTGTGGATGCCTTCGTGTCGGTGGGTGGCATGCACATCTACCCGCCCAAAGCACTCCCCGAGGACCTGCAACAATTCCTGGACGAGGCCGAGGAGGGGGCCATCTACTTCAGCCTCGGCAGCAATGTCCAGAGCAAGGACATGCCGCCCGAAATGCTGCAACTGTTCCTGCAGGTATTCGGATCCCTAAGGCAGCGAGTCCTGTGGAAGTTTGAAGACGAAAGCGTATCGAAGTTGCCGGAAAATGTAATGGTGCGGAAGTGGCTGCCACAAGCGGATATTCTGGCCCACCGCAACATCAAGGTATTCATCACCCACGGCGGGCTCTTTGGCACCCAGGAAGGTGTCCATTATGCCGTTCCTCTGCTAGGCATTCCCATATACTGCGACCAG CACCTGAACATGAACAAAGCCGTTTGGGGCGGCTATGCCATCAGCTTGCACTTCCAATCCATAACCGAGGAGATTCTGAGGCACTCTTTGGACCAGTTATTACACAATGCCACCTATAAGGAGAACATCCAGCGGGTGTCGAATATCTTTAGAGATCGTCCATTGGAAGCCCGCAAAACGGCCATCTACTGGATAGAATACGTCATCCGGCATCGGGGAGCTCCTCACATGCGGTCCGCTGGTTTGGATCTCAACTGGTTCCAGTTTTATCTTCTGGATGTGATAGCCTTTGTGGCTTTTATTCCTGTAGCTGTCATTCTAATTCTTTGTTTGGTTATCAAACTACTTAGAGGCAATGACAAGAAGGTTAAGAAGGCCAAGACACATTAG